A region of Granulicella aggregans DNA encodes the following proteins:
- a CDS encoding extracellular solute-binding protein, which produces MAGATNTNTRRSCLPPKRSTSATGTLMLALLLGACRQSAPEPVTLSYFRLGWSQPDELPTAEPLSQRFTRETGIRLKNLPVPENTLDQLDLSRRLLEGDGSGPDVVNVDMIWSGVLEKDLVDLKPYSSAEIASIAPSLVSSYRVDQKLVAIPYQVQVGTLEYRADLLREYGYTHPPATWDELEQMAERIQRGERAKGNKDFWGYVWQGADAEALTCNALEWQASEGGGRIIEDDRTISVNNPAAIRSWQRARRWIGRISPPSVVAFRELDSINAFDSGKAAFNRVWGGTTITRGGQHRQFHGRPSPFETKNAYAVMPGGAAGSAGTLGGSGLAVSQYSAHVPEAIRFVQFLIRAQIESNLAEDRAFVDTPQVQVDSRSSGSGKSAQNASGVVNRPSSVVGNKYEDISRAYISAVHSVLTGDKAAPEAAADLEKELVRMTGFRTGPPKATD; this is translated from the coding sequence TCCGCCTAAGCGTTCCACAAGCGCGACAGGGACCCTGATGCTCGCTCTGCTTCTAGGGGCGTGTCGGCAGTCTGCACCCGAACCCGTCACGCTGAGTTATTTCCGCCTCGGATGGTCGCAACCCGATGAGCTGCCGACCGCGGAACCGCTATCCCAGCGCTTCACTCGGGAGACCGGCATCCGCCTCAAGAATCTTCCGGTTCCGGAGAATACGCTCGATCAGCTCGACCTCTCGCGCAGGCTACTGGAAGGTGATGGATCAGGCCCCGACGTTGTAAACGTAGATATGATCTGGTCCGGCGTGCTCGAAAAAGATCTTGTCGACCTTAAGCCGTACTCTTCAGCCGAGATCGCCTCGATCGCGCCGTCGCTGGTGTCAAGCTACCGGGTGGATCAAAAGCTGGTGGCGATTCCCTACCAGGTCCAGGTGGGGACCTTGGAGTATCGCGCCGATCTCCTCCGCGAATATGGATACACCCACCCTCCCGCAACCTGGGACGAACTCGAGCAGATGGCGGAACGAATCCAGCGCGGCGAACGAGCCAAAGGCAATAAAGACTTCTGGGGATACGTGTGGCAGGGAGCGGACGCCGAAGCGCTAACCTGCAACGCTCTGGAGTGGCAGGCATCTGAAGGCGGCGGTCGCATCATCGAGGACGACCGGACGATCAGCGTCAACAATCCGGCGGCAATTCGATCCTGGCAGCGGGCGAGGCGTTGGATCGGGCGCATCTCGCCGCCAAGCGTGGTCGCATTTCGAGAACTCGACTCAATCAACGCTTTCGACTCAGGAAAGGCGGCGTTCAACCGCGTCTGGGGAGGAACCACTATCACGCGTGGGGGCCAGCATCGCCAGTTCCACGGCAGGCCCTCGCCGTTCGAGACGAAGAACGCTTATGCCGTCATGCCGGGAGGAGCGGCGGGGTCGGCAGGCACGCTAGGGGGCTCGGGGCTTGCGGTCTCGCAATATTCGGCCCATGTTCCGGAGGCGATCAGGTTTGTCCAGTTTCTGATCCGGGCACAGATCGAGTCGAACCTGGCGGAAGACCGCGCTTTCGTCGACACACCGCAGGTTCAGGTGGATAGTCGGTCGTCCGGTTCCGGAAAGTCGGCCCAAAATGCGAGTGGAGTTGTGAATCGCCCGTCGAGTGTCGTCGGCAACAAGTACGAGGACATCAGCCGGGCTTACATCTCCGCCGTACACTCCGTGCTGACTGGAGACAAAGCCGCGCCTGAAGCGGCCGCCGACCTGGAGAAGGAACTGGTCAGGATGACAGGTTTCAGAACTGGACCTCCGAAGGCAACGGACTAG
- a CDS encoding ATP-binding protein, with translation MKSTDLNRFIVGPRLALTFAVLIALIVGGNGLLLWQFHIAREQTDRLNAVSQQVISVLRLQDSLRSFHQQLDEIAKTQNARRLTVEIAPLRKSLLIETQQTRDVVTSFPPDIKVDPAFLPTLEAIDVTLPSQLDAITALATKGDWEAVRRRLANELKPLETQTSVLIKSMDQEVSAELAQAVARMNGVQRRILFIVPATAIVTLSIAGFLGWAITRRIILLRLEERIEERTRIARELHDTLLQGVISASMQLHIAVDSLPVDSPSRPAFARILQLTGQVIDDGRNAVRGFRATDIESHELAGALSRVPQELNFQDETDFRVIIEGHPQPLHPVIRDEVYAISREALVNALRHSKAAHIRIDLEYSTGQLRVLVRDDGCGIDTAVQATGRDGHWGLSGMRERAHRIGGKLKVLSRVGAGTEVELRVPGEIAFESHSTSASRWLGGIYRRFAATTVNPDNR, from the coding sequence ATGAAATCAACAGACCTCAATCGCTTCATCGTCGGTCCCCGGCTCGCGCTCACCTTTGCCGTGCTGATTGCGTTGATCGTGGGCGGCAACGGTCTGCTGCTATGGCAGTTCCACATAGCTCGTGAACAGACCGATCGCCTGAACGCCGTAAGCCAGCAAGTCATTTCGGTTCTGCGACTGCAGGATAGTCTGCGGTCGTTTCATCAGCAACTGGATGAGATTGCGAAGACCCAGAACGCCCGGCGTCTTACCGTCGAGATCGCGCCCTTGCGCAAGAGTCTCCTCATCGAGACGCAGCAAACCAGGGACGTGGTCACAAGCTTTCCACCGGACATCAAGGTCGATCCGGCCTTTCTCCCCACTCTGGAGGCGATTGATGTCACGCTTCCCTCGCAACTCGATGCGATCACCGCTCTGGCTACGAAGGGCGATTGGGAAGCGGTTCGCCGGCGGTTGGCGAATGAGTTGAAGCCGCTCGAGACACAAACCTCCGTCCTGATCAAGAGCATGGACCAGGAGGTGAGCGCCGAGTTGGCGCAAGCGGTTGCGAGGATGAACGGGGTACAGCGCAGGATTCTCTTCATCGTGCCGGCCACCGCCATCGTGACGTTGTCCATCGCTGGCTTTCTGGGTTGGGCCATTACGCGCAGGATCATCCTGCTGCGTCTGGAAGAGCGGATCGAGGAACGTACCCGGATAGCCCGCGAGCTGCACGACACGCTGCTGCAGGGAGTGATTAGCGCGTCGATGCAGCTTCATATTGCGGTGGACAGTCTGCCGGTAGATTCTCCCTCTCGGCCGGCGTTTGCCCGAATCCTGCAGCTTACCGGGCAGGTGATCGACGACGGACGGAACGCCGTGCGAGGCTTCCGCGCGACGGACATAGAGTCCCATGAGCTGGCCGGGGCGCTTTCGAGGGTTCCGCAAGAGCTGAATTTTCAAGACGAGACCGACTTCCGAGTGATTATCGAAGGCCACCCGCAGCCATTGCATCCGGTGATCCGCGACGAGGTATACGCGATCAGTCGAGAGGCGCTGGTCAACGCTCTCCGTCATTCCAAGGCAGCCCACATCAGAATTGACCTGGAATACTCAACCGGCCAGTTGCGCGTGCTGGTGCGCGACGATGGCTGCGGGATCGATACGGCGGTGCAAGCGACAGGCCGCGACGGGCACTGGGGACTCTCTGGCATGCGCGAGCGGGCACATCGAATCGGGGGTAAACTCAAGGTTCTCAGCCGGGTCGGAGCAGGCACCGAGGTAGAACTTAGAGTGCCCGGGGAGATCGCCTTCGAGTCGCACTCCACCTCGGCATCAAGATGGCTTGGTGGAATCTACCGGCGCTTTGCAGCCACAACAGTAAATCCAGACAACCGTTGA
- a CDS encoding response regulator: MPLPEPIRIFCVDDHPLMREGIAAVIRSQPDMHLVGEASSGRESIQRFSEASPNVTLMDLRLPDMSGIDAMIAIRSEFPGAYVIILTTFDGDVEIRRALRAGARAYLLKSMNPSEMVEIIRQVHQGKKRIVSEIAEQLAQYYADEVLTPREVEVLSQLAGGNRNRDIAEKLFITEETVKVHVKHIMEKLGASDRTQAVAIGLRRGMIQL; the protein is encoded by the coding sequence ATGCCTTTGCCTGAGCCAATTCGTATCTTCTGCGTGGACGATCATCCTTTGATGCGTGAAGGAATCGCAGCCGTCATTCGGAGCCAGCCAGACATGCATCTTGTGGGGGAAGCCTCCAGCGGCCGCGAGTCGATTCAGCGGTTTTCAGAGGCGTCACCCAATGTGACGCTGATGGATCTGCGTTTACCGGACATGAGCGGTATCGACGCAATGATCGCAATCCGCTCCGAGTTTCCGGGAGCCTACGTCATCATCCTCACCACATTTGACGGCGACGTTGAAATCAGGCGTGCTCTTCGGGCTGGGGCTCGCGCTTATTTGCTCAAGAGCATGAATCCCAGCGAGATGGTGGAGATCATTCGGCAGGTTCACCAAGGCAAGAAGCGAATCGTTTCAGAGATTGCTGAACAACTTGCACAATATTATGCAGACGAGGTCCTGACGCCGCGCGAGGTTGAGGTGCTGAGTCAGCTTGCGGGCGGCAATCGCAACCGCGACATCGCTGAAAAGCTCTTCATCACCGAGGAGACGGTCAAGGTACACGTCAAACACATCATGGAAAAACTTGGAGCTTCAGACCGGACCCAGGCCGTCGCGATCGGTCTCCGCAGAGGGATGATTCAGCTGTGA
- a CDS encoding TQO small subunit DoxD, which yields MVQGITFYREEHRLGISILTVIVVTVVVGVLLCVGLLTRFATAVAASGTIGSMFGWLPAPRAGVFETRSTLILGLVIAAAVASVGPGAFSVDARLFGRREVIIPKSHDDTRV from the coding sequence GTGGTTCAAGGGATCACGTTCTACCGGGAGGAGCATAGACTTGGGATCTCGATCCTGACAGTGATTGTGGTCACGGTAGTCGTCGGGGTTCTTCTATGCGTCGGACTCCTCACGCGCTTCGCAACGGCGGTGGCGGCATCGGGGACGATTGGCTCGATGTTTGGCTGGCTGCCTGCCCCTAGGGCAGGAGTGTTCGAGACTCGCTCCACTCTGATTCTGGGACTTGTGATCGCAGCAGCAGTTGCTTCAGTTGGCCCGGGAGCCTTCTCCGTCGATGCGAGGCTCTTCGGGCGAAGAGAGGTCATCATTCCGAAGAGCCACGATGACACCCGAGTTTAG
- a CDS encoding SDR family NAD(P)-dependent oxidoreductase, whose amino-acid sequence MRDIGDQVTAFEGDVSIVADLDRLYKLVKDEAGRGDIVFANAGGGEFSPLGEISEEHFDKTFAANVKGVLFTVQKALPLMGEGGFIILTGSKTSVTRTPAFSVYSATKAAIRNFVRSWILDLRGRKIRLNVLSPGATKTPGLLGLAPAGQEQSLLDGFARDIPLGRVGDAEEIASVAVFLASDDSSYINGIGLFVDGGLRKSDLVPDLPIRRHEVG is encoded by the coding sequence GTGCGCGATATAGGTGATCAAGTCACTGCATTTGAAGGCGACGTCAGTATAGTGGCGGATCTTGATCGGCTCTATAAGCTGGTCAAAGATGAGGCTGGGCGCGGTGATATCGTCTTTGCGAATGCGGGCGGAGGCGAGTTCAGTCCGCTCGGCGAAATCTCTGAAGAGCACTTCGACAAGACGTTTGCTGCCAATGTGAAGGGAGTTCTCTTTACAGTACAGAAGGCTCTTCCGCTCATGGGAGAGGGCGGCTTCATCATCCTCACAGGTTCTAAGACGTCGGTCACCCGGACACCAGCCTTCAGCGTTTACAGTGCAACGAAGGCGGCGATCCGCAACTTCGTCCGCTCCTGGATCTTGGATCTGCGTGGCAGGAAGATTCGCTTGAACGTACTGAGTCCGGGTGCCACGAAGACTCCAGGCCTACTCGGTCTTGCTCCAGCGGGTCAAGAGCAGTCGCTGCTTGACGGCTTCGCAAGAGATATCCCTCTAGGAAGGGTAGGAGATGCGGAAGAAATCGCGAGCGTCGCGGTGTTTCTGGCTTCGGATGACAGCTCCTACATCAATGGAATTGGATTGTTCGTCGACGGTGGCCTGCGCAAGTCTGATCTCGTCCCCGACCTGCCCATCCGTCGCCACGAAGTCGGGTAA
- a CDS encoding DUF6130 family protein, whose translation MNTQAQIALMAGAAICTVAPGSTYAQSAREVRGASPLVALENEAPPRLIVDPPLAEPLAAGRVFIQYRTENLRVVPVFGKGALSVSPRIGHIHITVDDAPWHFVDASGETIILVGLNPGPHKVLVELADPTHRVITSETVRFTVPSPPTKSEP comes from the coding sequence GTGAATACTCAAGCTCAAATCGCACTTATGGCCGGTGCGGCTATTTGCACCGTCGCCCCCGGTAGTACTTATGCTCAGAGTGCGCGAGAGGTTCGCGGCGCGTCTCCTCTTGTCGCCCTTGAGAATGAAGCGCCGCCCCGGCTGATCGTCGATCCACCGCTGGCCGAGCCGCTGGCTGCCGGACGAGTCTTTATCCAATACAGAACGGAGAACCTGCGGGTGGTACCGGTCTTTGGCAAAGGTGCGCTCTCGGTGTCGCCGCGCATTGGGCATATTCACATCACGGTGGACGATGCGCCGTGGCACTTCGTCGATGCGAGTGGAGAGACGATCATCCTCGTTGGGCTCAACCCCGGCCCCCATAAGGTTCTGGTTGAACTCGCTGATCCAACTCACAGGGTCATCACCAGTGAGACGGTCAGGTTCACGGTCCCTTCTCCCCCGACGAAGTCAGAGCCTTAA
- a CDS encoding MBL fold metallo-hydrolase, with the protein MQTRRRFIASSLGTTATFVFAGNHEASAQEASITTAQMRAAGRLAKLTIEPLRNNVSLVSGSGGNVLVLPGSDGTLVIDNGLATSKAQMSRALQSISSGPLRYLINTHWHFDHTDGNAWMHEAGATIFAHEKTLYRMRHRQFIPEFEGVYPPSPSGALPTITFDHTRTLQANGQEITLTRYTPAHTDTDISVFLRDADVLHAGDSFFSRFYPFIDYNSGGNIDGMIEACRETLALIGPSTIVVGGHGPAGGRADVLAFEQMLAEVRGKVAALKGSGASAKEVIASKPSASFDSKWGNGFISPDLFTWLVYRGV; encoded by the coding sequence ATGCAAACGCGACGCAGGTTTATCGCTTCATCCCTCGGAACTACGGCTACATTTGTGTTCGCTGGCAACCATGAGGCGTCCGCTCAGGAAGCGAGTATCACCACCGCGCAGATGCGTGCGGCTGGCAGGCTGGCGAAGCTGACGATTGAGCCTCTCCGCAACAACGTTTCGCTTGTCTCAGGCTCCGGAGGAAACGTTCTCGTGCTGCCAGGATCTGATGGAACGCTTGTGATCGACAATGGTCTTGCGACATCGAAGGCGCAGATGTCGAGAGCACTTCAGTCGATCTCTTCCGGGCCGCTGCGGTATCTCATCAATACTCACTGGCACTTCGACCATACGGACGGCAACGCGTGGATGCATGAGGCTGGCGCGACCATCTTCGCCCACGAGAAGACACTCTACCGGATGCGGCACAGGCAGTTCATCCCGGAGTTCGAGGGTGTCTATCCGCCGAGCCCTTCGGGTGCGTTGCCGACGATTACGTTTGATCACACCAGGACGTTGCAGGCCAACGGGCAAGAGATCACCCTCACACGTTACACCCCCGCCCATACGGACACAGATATATCCGTCTTCCTTCGCGATGCGGATGTGCTGCACGCTGGCGACAGCTTCTTCAGCAGGTTCTATCCCTTCATCGACTACAACAGCGGCGGGAACATCGACGGGATGATCGAGGCTTGTCGAGAGACGCTGGCGCTCATAGGTCCTTCCACGATCGTCGTCGGAGGCCACGGTCCTGCCGGTGGCCGCGCTGATGTCCTCGCGTTCGAGCAGATGCTGGCAGAGGTGCGTGGGAAAGTCGCTGCGCTAAAAGGTTCCGGGGCTTCCGCGAAGGAGGTCATCGCGAGTAAACCATCGGCCTCATTCGACTCGAAGTGGGGCAATGGGTTTATCTCGCCGGATCTCTTTACCTGGCTGGTCTACAGGGGAGTCTAG
- a CDS encoding YkgB family protein: MNDTLQYDNRSMLRKWTWAALSVASRLDRVAMAMLRVALVIVLVWIGGLKFVDYEADSIVPLVANSPAMSFLYHQPAEYRTHMNREGELNLQHREWHKENGTYTFSHGLGAVIISIGLLIALYPLWPEISALGSGLLILMACTTLSFLITTPEAWVPALGDANHGFPYLSGAGRLIIKDVIMLAAAVVTLADSAKTALRRQSASDR; encoded by the coding sequence GTGAATGACACGTTGCAGTATGACAACCGATCGATGCTTCGCAAGTGGACCTGGGCGGCTCTGTCCGTCGCCTCCAGGCTTGACCGCGTGGCCATGGCCATGTTGCGAGTCGCTTTGGTCATCGTGCTTGTCTGGATTGGTGGCCTTAAGTTCGTGGACTACGAAGCTGACAGCATCGTTCCCCTCGTGGCGAACAGCCCAGCGATGAGCTTTCTCTATCACCAACCTGCGGAGTATCGAACCCACATGAACAGGGAAGGCGAGCTGAACCTTCAGCATCGCGAATGGCATAAGGAAAACGGTACTTACACGTTTTCGCATGGCCTCGGAGCCGTCATCATTAGCATCGGCCTGTTGATCGCTCTCTATCCCCTTTGGCCCGAGATCTCGGCATTGGGCAGCGGGCTGCTCATCCTGATGGCGTGTACCACGCTGTCGTTTCTGATCACCACCCCTGAAGCTTGGGTGCCAGCTCTCGGCGATGCCAATCACGGCTTCCCCTATCTCTCAGGTGCTGGCCGCTTGATTATCAAGGACGTCATTATGCTGGCCGCCGCGGTGGTTACGCTCGCCGACTCCGCCAAGACCGCATTGCGCCGCCAGAGCGCGAGCGACAGGTGA
- a CDS encoding alpha/beta fold hydrolase — translation MDTITTKDGTKIYFKDWGTGKPVVFSHGWPLSADAWDAQMLYLGQQGYRVIAHDRRGHGRSGQSWGGNNLDTYADDLAELIEALDLRGVMLVGHSTGGGEVTRYVGRHGNKRLSKLVLIGAIPPVMLKSEKNPGGLPITVFDEIRAGVVADRSQFMKELSLPFYGYNRPDAKVSQGVRDFFWLQSMQASVIGTYECIKAFSETDLTEDLKKIEVPTLILHGDQDQIVPIADSALLSSKTIKNATLKVYTGAPHGMSVTHADEVNADLLAFLKS, via the coding sequence ATGGATACGATCACGACGAAGGACGGAACAAAGATTTACTTCAAGGACTGGGGGACGGGCAAGCCAGTCGTCTTCTCACACGGATGGCCGCTCAGTGCGGATGCCTGGGATGCACAGATGCTTTACCTGGGGCAGCAGGGATACCGCGTGATCGCCCACGATCGCCGCGGTCATGGACGCTCGGGGCAGTCGTGGGGCGGCAACAACCTCGACACCTACGCCGATGATCTTGCGGAGCTGATCGAAGCACTCGATCTTAGAGGGGTCATGCTCGTCGGGCACTCCACGGGCGGTGGTGAAGTAACGCGATATGTGGGCCGCCATGGCAACAAGCGGCTCTCGAAGCTCGTATTGATAGGCGCCATACCACCGGTGATGCTCAAGTCAGAGAAGAATCCGGGCGGCTTACCCATCACTGTCTTCGACGAAATTCGCGCCGGTGTCGTTGCGGATCGTTCGCAGTTCATGAAGGAACTCAGCCTGCCCTTCTACGGATACAACAGGCCCGACGCGAAGGTCTCGCAGGGAGTTCGCGACTTCTTCTGGTTGCAATCGATGCAGGCTTCCGTGATTGGAACATACGAGTGCATAAAGGCTTTCTCCGAGACGGACCTGACGGAAGACCTGAAGAAGATCGAAGTTCCGACGCTGATCCTTCATGGCGATCAGGACCAGATCGTGCCAATCGCTGACTCCGCCCTCCTGAGTTCGAAGACCATCAAGAATGCCACGCTGAAGGTGTACACCGGCGCTCCGCACGGGATGAGCGTTACCCATGCCGACGAGGTCAACGCAGACCTTCTCGCGTTCCTCAAATCGTAA
- a CDS encoding DUF1427 family protein yields MKLTIGLLISFAVGVGCRYFQVPVGSPSAIPGALIVLAMTAGYSSTNQILSARNRTATMTHLCGGPTGRSATREGRAGQS; encoded by the coding sequence ATGAAACTCACGATCGGCCTTCTCATTAGCTTCGCTGTTGGAGTAGGTTGCCGATACTTCCAGGTGCCGGTTGGCAGCCCATCGGCGATTCCAGGGGCTCTTATCGTGCTCGCGATGACGGCGGGCTACTCGTCCACAAACCAAATTCTTAGCGCACGGAATCGAACGGCGACTATGACCCATCTCTGCGGCGGCCCTACGGGACGATCCGCCACAAGAGAAGGAAGGGCAGGTCAATCATGA
- a CDS encoding MOSC and FAD-binding oxidoreductase domain-containing protein, with protein MGSLVSVNVGLPQDVLWQGKVVRTAVWKRSVPGRVMARRLNLDGDGQGDLAGHGGEHRAVMVYQVDSYRHWEEHLHRDDFEYGQFGENLTVDGLADSEVCIGDRYRIGAALFEVTQPRVTCYRVGIRMNDPRMPALLVSHGRPGFYCRVLEEGEIGAGDGIVKVADGPEHVTVAEMDALLYLPSHPRDQLERALRVPSLSEGWKGSLSALLEAGDQVGNAGLAAVTPRPAWSGFRALRVAEVRSESDHVRSFVLEAEDRSPLPTALAGQFLVFSIQPQSYPSPIVRSYSMSGAPGAGTYRISVKRDSGPGSQYFHDSVNYGDSLQVSAPRGSFTLAESDRPVVLLSAGIGATPVLSMLHELVRSDDSEREIWWCYGARNGREHPFADEVRDALKHHPKSRSFVAYSAPEERDKLGVDYDAAGHLTLSSLRKLGVPQVADFYLCGPAGFLEDMFAALEAWEVPGSHIHSEAFGSGPAMTPGIADAPTKTPHPPEGEPGSGPAVSFTRSGLTVPWSAQFGSLLEFAEACDVPVRWSCRVGVCHNCQTGTISGSVKYDPEPLDRPGEGDVLICCATPASKIELDL; from the coding sequence ATGGGCTCGCTCGTCTCAGTGAACGTCGGACTTCCGCAGGATGTCCTGTGGCAAGGGAAGGTAGTCCGTACCGCGGTGTGGAAGCGATCTGTGCCAGGACGGGTCATGGCGCGGCGACTCAATCTCGATGGTGACGGCCAAGGGGATCTCGCGGGCCATGGCGGTGAGCACCGCGCTGTGATGGTCTACCAGGTTGACTCTTACCGTCACTGGGAAGAACACCTTCACCGGGACGACTTTGAATACGGGCAGTTCGGAGAAAACCTTACCGTCGACGGCCTAGCGGATAGTGAAGTCTGCATCGGAGATCGCTATCGAATTGGCGCGGCTCTCTTCGAAGTGACGCAGCCAAGAGTGACCTGCTACCGCGTCGGTATCAGGATGAATGACCCACGGATGCCGGCGTTGCTGGTCTCACATGGGAGACCGGGATTTTATTGCCGCGTCCTCGAGGAAGGCGAGATTGGCGCAGGAGACGGGATCGTCAAGGTTGCTGATGGGCCGGAGCATGTCACAGTAGCCGAGATGGATGCGCTGCTTTACCTGCCCAGCCATCCTCGCGATCAACTAGAACGAGCCTTACGAGTTCCTTCTCTGAGCGAGGGTTGGAAGGGGTCTCTAAGCGCTTTGCTTGAGGCCGGCGATCAGGTTGGCAATGCTGGACTTGCTGCCGTGACACCGCGTCCTGCGTGGAGCGGCTTTCGAGCGCTGCGCGTTGCGGAGGTGCGAAGTGAGAGTGACCACGTGCGGTCCTTTGTGCTGGAGGCAGAGGACCGCAGCCCGTTGCCGACCGCTCTGGCTGGCCAGTTCCTTGTCTTCAGCATTCAGCCGCAGAGCTATCCCTCGCCGATAGTACGGAGCTATTCGATGTCCGGCGCTCCGGGCGCTGGGACTTACCGCATCAGCGTGAAACGCGATAGCGGGCCGGGAAGTCAGTACTTCCACGACAGCGTCAACTATGGCGATTCACTGCAGGTCAGCGCCCCGCGAGGCAGCTTCACGCTGGCTGAGAGCGACCGTCCCGTCGTGCTGCTCAGCGCGGGGATCGGAGCGACGCCGGTGCTCTCCATGCTGCATGAACTTGTGAGGAGCGATGATTCCGAGCGTGAGATCTGGTGGTGCTATGGCGCTCGCAATGGCCGAGAACACCCCTTTGCCGACGAGGTGCGGGATGCTCTGAAGCACCATCCAAAGAGCCGATCGTTCGTTGCCTATAGTGCGCCGGAAGAGCGGGACAAGCTCGGCGTGGACTATGACGCAGCCGGACATCTGACGCTCTCTTCCTTGCGGAAGCTTGGTGTACCTCAGGTGGCAGATTTCTATCTCTGCGGGCCTGCGGGGTTTCTTGAAGATATGTTCGCCGCCCTAGAGGCGTGGGAGGTTCCCGGCAGCCATATCCACTCCGAGGCCTTTGGTTCAGGGCCCGCGATGACACCGGGGATTGCAGATGCTCCAACGAAGACGCCACACCCGCCCGAAGGAGAGCCCGGTTCAGGGCCGGCAGTGTCGTTCACTCGAAGTGGTCTTACGGTTCCGTGGAGCGCTCAATTCGGAAGCCTGCTCGAGTTCGCCGAAGCCTGCGATGTTCCAGTGCGATGGTCCTGCCGCGTGGGCGTCTGCCACAACTGCCAGACCGGGACGATCAGTGGCAGCGTGAAGTATGATCCGGAGCCACTCGATCGGCCGGGAGAGGGTGACGTTCTCATCTGTTGCGCGACACCGGCGTCGAAGATCGAGCTCGACCTTTGA
- a CDS encoding cysteine hydrolase — MTDDIPNTSRRRFLTVASASTAAALFATPKLVAEETDGMLVDTPAIAPTSLRLSPSDTAAVFIDPQNDVLSETGKAWEAVRESLKENNTISNMERIFKAAKAHGFEVFISPHYFFPEDKGWKFNGPLEADEARTDLFARKGRLTLAEFKNSGADWLDRFKPYIEDGKTIVVSPHRVWGPQTNDLVLQLRKRRISKIILGGMLANMCVESHLREFLEQGFEVAVVKDATAGPRHPTWGNGYTAAMINYAFLAHAVLTTDETVRAMERG, encoded by the coding sequence ATGACCGACGATATACCAAATACTTCACGGCGCCGCTTTCTCACTGTCGCCAGTGCCTCGACCGCCGCGGCGCTCTTCGCAACCCCTAAGCTCGTTGCTGAAGAAACTGATGGGATGTTGGTCGACACTCCAGCAATCGCGCCGACATCCTTGCGACTGAGTCCCAGCGACACAGCCGCGGTCTTTATCGATCCGCAGAACGATGTGTTGAGCGAAACCGGCAAGGCATGGGAGGCGGTCCGCGAAAGCCTCAAGGAAAACAACACCATCTCGAACATGGAACGCATCTTCAAAGCAGCGAAGGCTCATGGGTTCGAGGTCTTCATATCCCCTCACTACTTCTTTCCGGAAGACAAGGGCTGGAAGTTCAACGGCCCGCTCGAAGCCGACGAAGCCAGGACAGACCTGTTCGCTCGCAAAGGTCGCCTGACGCTTGCTGAGTTCAAGAACTCCGGCGCAGATTGGCTCGATCGCTTCAAACCCTATATCGAGGACGGCAAGACAATCGTGGTTTCTCCACATCGAGTGTGGGGTCCGCAGACGAACGACCTTGTCCTGCAACTACGCAAGCGCAGGATCAGCAAGATCATCCTCGGTGGCATGCTGGCCAATATGTGCGTCGAGTCGCACCTGAGAGAGTTCCTGGAGCAGGGCTTCGAAGTCGCGGTCGTGAAAGATGCAACGGCCGGCCCACGACACCCCACCTGGGGAAATGGCTATACAGCCGCAATGATCAACTATGCGTTTCTCGCCCATGCGGTTCTGACTACCGACGAGACGGTCAGGGCCATGGAACGTGGCTGA
- the rpiB gene encoding ribose 5-phosphate isomerase B, giving the protein MRIAIAADHAGFALKEQVRGLVAGLGHDVRDLGAHDEKPSDYPDFAELVGAQLMRGAVDRGILICGSGIGVCIAANKMPGIRAGICHDTYSAHQGVEHDDMNVLVMGSRIIGSALASDIVRAYLAASFDASQERFARRLNKVKAIEQTYMSVALK; this is encoded by the coding sequence ATGAGAATCGCAATAGCTGCTGACCACGCTGGTTTCGCTCTGAAGGAACAGGTCCGTGGACTCGTTGCGGGCCTCGGACACGACGTTCGTGATCTTGGGGCACATGACGAGAAGCCGTCCGACTATCCGGACTTCGCAGAGCTGGTTGGGGCTCAACTCATGAGAGGTGCCGTTGATCGTGGCATTCTCATCTGCGGATCGGGGATTGGCGTCTGTATTGCGGCGAACAAGATGCCTGGCATCCGGGCAGGGATCTGTCACGACACCTATTCCGCGCACCAGGGTGTCGAGCATGACGATATGAATGTGCTCGTCATGGGTTCAAGAATTATTGGATCTGCACTTGCATCGGACATCGTAAGGGCTTACCTCGCAGCGAGCTTCGACGCATCTCAGGAACGCTTTGCCCGGCGGCTGAACAAAGTTAAGGCCATCGAACAAACCTACATGTCGGTGGCACTGAAATAA